CATTCACTGATTCATCAATTGCTTGTTTTCAGTTGACAGTCGGTTGCATTCGCTGTGCTTTCTGTGTTCTCAttccacttctatttatagtttTATACTGTCTAGGGTTTATGGAGACTAGACGAAAATTAAATTAAACAATTATAGGTTTATTATTATGGGTGGACACATTGCAGAACACATTGGAAACTTGGCTCAGTTTAATGGAGCTTCCATTTCATCTATGGCGATGGCGTCTCTCTTCTCTTTTTGAACAAGAATGAAGGATAACAAAAAAAGATGAAAACTtgctttggaattattattggaGTACTTTAATGTTTCGTTTGAATGGTGCTCATGAGAACTTTAAAGTTGGTAGGTTTGATGGATGCTCCTAGTCCTAAATATGATAGAGTGATGTGACTCAGCCTGCCTGCCTGTCTGTCAGTTTGCTTTGCATTAGATTCCAGTGTGTTACCTTATAGTATCTCACTGATGACTGTCAGTTAACAAGCCATTACTATATGCAATTTGCCCTTGAGCTTGATCGGATTGTGGTTGTGGGTGGTCCCCAAAGGAACAACACTGAGGAATttcaaacaagtctttgccgaTGTCCAGAGTATTAGTTTAGAATTCCAACTGTACAAGTTGATAGTATCCATTGTTTAGTCTACCTCAAAAATAGCACTAGACATTTTTTGTCCCCTGTACTTAACCAAACTACATTCGGCATCCTTTgccaaccaaaaaaaaaaaaacccctaCATTGGACATGATAAGTTGGCCCTCAGTGGTCCCCCAAGGAAGAACAAGCTAGCCTTTGCCACTGTGTTATTCTTGGAACTTTACAGGTTGTACGATGCTACTCTATTCAATGTTTAGTGCCTAGAAAAACATGCTCCACTAAATTCATTAGGTTCAAGATCTGGGAAAAAAAAATTCTACTCACTTCAGGTGCTACGCCCAAACTAGGTTGTTTCTGGAATAGCTTGTTTCCTTAGGATACACTTTAGCATCAACGTTCATAAATTTGCTACTGATGCCTAAGGATAGTAAGCGTGTGGAAAGGCCGAGCTGTCTCATGGCTTAATACCAGGCAACAGatggaaataaagaaaaaatagaATGTAGCTACAGTCCTACAGACATGTATTTCAGTAATTCAGTTCTCTAATTTGACAACGGATTAAGGcagtttttaattaatttcacTGTGTCATATTTCGTAACAATTTCATTTTTTGTTGGACAAAGGTGGCTTTCAGGTCCATGGTCACCTGTAGCGATGCTATTCTCAGATTTGTTAGGTTCAAACTTTTGGTTTTCTTTGTCGATCAAGTTACACAGTaggaaaaaaaactaaacatgATGGTGGAACTACATGTCTTAAGTGTTGATATGAGTAGGGCCTGGGCACATCACCCTAGCGACCACAACTTTTGTGCTTTAGGACTAGGCTACAGGGGTGTCCTCACTTCCCAGCAAAAGAAAAGGTGCCACAGTTCTGGATTTGGGCTGTCCTAAACCACAACGCCGCATAGCCACTTATAGCAACAACGCATCATTAGAGAAGCTAAGTTGGACCATCCACCGCACTTTGCTGTTAAGGGCACCTATCTCGGCGTTAATGGAAACCTCGTTGGTTGATGTGTATTGTTGTGTTAAGCCCGACATCTCACATCTCTTTGAATGATTACATACACTTTCTCTTTGCTTTCTTAGTATGGATGTGCAGGTGTAATTATGAATGGCATAAGACAGAGGTTAATCTTTAATGGATGTGCAGTACAGCCCTAGCCTAGGAGGAAGAGAAATGTTACTCTTGAATGTACTAGCACTCCCACTGGCTTCGACCTAAAGTGTGGTTTCCTATATCCATGTCGCGCTATGCATGCTGCTACAAAGATAAGCATTGACATGCTGCTAATAAGATAAACTACTACTTTGAACTTACTATCATCCCATCATTCAacttgcattctactctattgTAAGAGTTATTATGGTTCATGCTTGTTCCATGATTTTTTACAGCCGACTTAGGTTGCTTTCTACACAGAAACTATTAACCTACAGCAATATATGTGGATTTAGAGAATGCAATTTGTATTCCTTATAAAATTCTGTTACTGTGCCTCGCCTGTAAGTTGAATCAAGGGCACTTGAATGAACACATCTCTGTTCACATAAATCACAGGTTCCACCAGCTGCCTGAATTTGACCAACTAAAAAAAAGCTGCCGCAGACGTCTCGCAGGCCACAATGAACGCCGGAGGAGGCCACCTCCTGGACCTCTTGCAACACGATATGGTCGCCTTGCTGCATCATTCGGTGGTAACAAATCTGCTTTATTTCTTTCTACTTTGTGATGTGAGTGATCAAAGTTTCAGTTTTTGTAACCGCTAATGTTCCTATGCTTGATCCAGAAGAGCCCGGCAGGTTCCGAAGCTTTATGTTGGATTTCTCATACCCAAGGGTTCCAACCGCCATGAGGGATGGGTTTCCAGCAGTTCGACCTGGTGAAAGGGCGCCTGGTAGTATCCAGTGGCAAGCGAGCTTagatcctcatcatcatcaaagtGCGGTCGCAGGATACAGTGCTCACTCATATGGGAGCCAGGGTAGCTCGTCGTCAAGGCCACCGGTGTTCCCTGGTCCGGAGATCCCCCCAGGTGGATGTCTTGCAGGAGTCCCCTCGGACTCTAGCTGTGCTCTCTCTCTTCTGTCAACTCAGCCATGGGATACTACCCACAGCTCTGGCCACAGCCATGCTGCATCAATGCCTGCAACAGCAGGTTTTGACGGCAACCCTGTGGCACCCTCCCTCATGGCGAGTAGCTACATTGCGCCAAGCCCCTGGACTGACTCCCGGGGCCATGAAGGCGGGCGGAACGTGCCTCAGTTGCCACCTGACGTCCCCCTCAGCGAGGTGCACTCTGGCTCAAGCAGCCATCACGGCCAGTTCTCAGGTGAGCTCGAGCTTGCCCTGCAGGGAAACAGGCCAGCACCAGGGTCAGCGCCAGCGCCGCGCAATGATCAGGGCTCCACAGGCGCATTCGACCAGTCCGGCAACACAATGGACTGGTCACTCTAGGAGGCCAAATAAAGTGCAGCAGATCATAGCCGCACAGAGAGATGGAACTGAAAGCCTGACGCTGCACGCTGTTTGCTAGCTTAGAGCATCCAGTATGATAAGGAACTAATGCAATGTCAGGAGACTAATTTCTTATGTGGTTGTCCGTGAACTCATCTGTTGCGTCTATGTAGACCTCCATGATTTGAAGTTATCATCAGCATGCTTCTCGGGGACTTTGCTCGATGTATTAATCTCATGCTCGTCCTGAAATTGCTCTGTTCAGTTTTGGTGTGATTCTTGAAAATATTCTGCTTGTTTGATGGTCCGTCCATGCTGCTGGTACTGTGGTCTTTACATCCTGTGATCCAGGGCAGGTGCACCTTTCAGGATTATGACCCGGAGAAAAAGCAACCATGCCTCCATGCATCGTTTCTACTGAATATTGTACTTGAGGCTGCAGAACTTACATGGCCTTTTCCGCTGTGCCCTACAATGTTGCCTGGCATTGCCAAGAATCGGTTCCAAGGGAGTGTTGTTTATGTAAAGCGAGACCACAGGCACAGCGTGGCTTTGCAGCATGCTCTTAGCACCAGTGGTGTGGTGTGGTTTTGATAGACTGACTCGGCAGAATGAGATCCATGCAGCAGCTTCTTTCAAATCTACAAAATTTTCTCAGTGGAGAACAACAGCACCTTCTTTCCTGTGAAAGAGATTTTTTTCTTGGCGAATTTATTTCCTTTTTCCCAATCACAGTTTGTTGTGCAGGTGTTTCAATTTTTCTCACTCTTTTGTCCAATCACTGTTTGTTGAGCAGGTGTACCGATTTTCTTTCCAGTGACAGTGAGTGTTTTCGATCTGTTGTACAGGTTGGAACTGTAGCTGCCTGTACACAGCGTAATTCAGGGTCCAAACAGGCTGAGGAACCCACACTAAAAGGAAAACCAATGAAACACTGCATCGACCTCAAATGCGGTAGCCTGTAGCCATATGGGACTATGTAGCTCCTGCGACAATGAACAGCGATCATTCCAGGCTTATCATCGGTGATCATGGATCCTTAGACGACATACAGTACAGAGATTTTATCATCACACTGTAGATGCTCGAGAAAGTAGGGCTGGGCATTCACGAGTCTCAACTACAAACTCGAGCAGATGTCCAAAAATATAACCCCTTGTTCTGTTGGAAAACTGATGCTTCATTATGCCCTGCAGATTAGAAAATTAACCGTTAGAACATCAGAGCTGCAATTTCTACTCAACAAACTGACTGTGCACACATAATGCAAGTATTCTTTGAGTTTTAATGCACACAACATGCAGGTGTTTTGGTCAAGGCGTGCTGGTATGATTCTACCAGATGAGGGCACGGGTATTAAAGAAATAAATTTGAATAGCGTCACGGATTGTCAGTGGTTATTTGCCATGGTAATGTCATAAGCATTTCTATCAGGAAACAATTAGTCAACAACTCCAGGTAAACAAACTGAGATGAGTTGCCATGGCAGAAAGTActatttgttgatttgttgtgagagaaaaatactgctgaatgactgccagattcggctgataagctaaAGCGAACGGGAAAATTTGCTGACAGTATAACATTATGGAGCAGGAAAAACAGTGAGgattaggaacaatgttcagtTACCACAAAAGAATATAAAACATTCAATATCGTTGTCTACTTAgccagacaaaaaaaaaaactcaacctGCGAGAGTAAGACAGCCCCCGGGCATTGCATTAAGAAGAAGACCTCACGCAGGTCtagaaccccccccccccccccacccctttGCCCCACCCATACACAGCAGACCGTAGCCCATGTGAGAACAACGACGACCAGGCTGTATCTCAGACTTTGCGAACAAACCTCCCATGGGAGTCAAACTCAGGACCTAAGGAGTGCTACTCAAGCCACCTACCAACTCAGCTGGAGGCCctttcacacttagccaaatcaAACAGACAAAACAAAAAATAACAAGCAAGAACACAAGCAAACATCCATGAGACTGAAATCCAGCTATTAGTGCAACTGTTTTATTTTCTACTTAAAGCATCAAGACTTGCAACTGCACGAAAGAGAATATCCTCGAAAATTTGATGCATGTATCTCCTTTTATGTCCAATCACTATTTCTCATGGCATTCCTTTTATTTCCAAAGATTGGTTTGATTGTGCTGTACAAGTTGAAAATGTTGCTGTTGGAGAATTGTCTAATTCAAAGAGCAAACAGATGAGGAACCTACATCAAAGAAGGCCAATGGACCTTAGGCAAGGGTCCAAAGAGTACAATGATGAAGTTAGGGACAATAGGAAATAAGAACCGGCCTCAGGCTAAATAATGCTGCAGCATATGGTATTATGGTACCTTCTGTGATGTTCAACAGTGATCATGGCCCTTTCCAGGCATTTCTTCAGCAATGATGGATCCTTAGACGACACACAAGACTGACAGCAATGTACAGATATTCTATTCCAGCATTGCACAGTGGAAGTTTCATAAAATAGACTTTGACTTTTCTGACTACAAAATCGAGCAGATGTCCACAAATATAACCCCCTCTCTCTCACTCAGTTGGAAAGCAGATACAAAAGTGTCATCCACTTATCACAGGTCAAAATCACAGTTTCCTTATTCACCACCGGCAGCAACTATTCTCTTCTGGCTCTGAAGTGCCTTGGTGCCTTGATGAGGGACTTCTGAAGATGTAGCTCCGCTTCAGTTTTGCTGCATATCATATGCAGAGACTCCTTGTGGCTTTCCGTCCCACCCCTATCTTTCCAGACTGACGAAGAACAAATACAATTCAGTTTTCATGTTGAGATATTTATCACTGCAACAAGCTTCTCAAGCTGGTTAGGCAGCACCAGCAGAAATGTCCCTAAGGAAATGTGAAAGGGTCCCAATACCCTAATCATCCTAGTGACTTGGGAAGTCTAGAAGCACCAAACCACCTGCATGTTCGAGGAAGACAAGCCAATTGTTCAGACCCACTGCTGTAAACTTAGTCAACGAGTGCAGTTTGTGGTGCTTGGCTGGTGCTTTCACACTCCATGAACTCCTCTTACTTCGCTCACGCCCGACTCTTAATTGGTATTCAGGTGGTGGAtgatgttttctttttttcaatAAGGGAAGCTTTATTAATTTCAAGATCATTACATCGAGTTGGTATAATGATCTTCAAACACTCCAGGATAAACATAGCATCAAAAAAAGATTAAAAAAGTTTAGATTTAGACACATTAATAGCACTCGATTCGTAGACTAGACTGTCATCCATGTGCCCATGTGGTGGATAGTGCTTTCTGATCATTTTGGCACGTTTGGTTCCATGTATAAGCTGGGTATCCACAAGGAGATGTGAAAAGCTTGTGAAACAGCACATGTTGGACGTGCATTCCCCAGATGCCCTTTAGCACCGAGGCCATATGTTAATGGGACGACGCAAGCGAATCAACATGTTATGGCAGGGAGACTTGGAAGACCTTTGTATTTTGACGCTTTTGTAACCCTGTTTGCTAGATGGGTTGCCGCTTTAGTCAATTGGCCTCCTCCTCTGTACTATTTTCCTCTCTTAATAAAGTTACCCATAGCTCTCCTGTTTTACTCGAGAAAAAATATTGAGATATTGCACATGTAGCAGTTAATAGTGATTTGCATGGCATCACTCTAGAGGATATGGCCTTCCAGCACTTCCAGGGCAACAATTTTGTTTTGTGTCATCTTAAGGTCTCATCACTCCGATATAAAATAACAAGAAATTATTTTAACTAGAAGTATAAAAGTAGCCAATCCGGCCAAAAAAACAAGCTATTCTAGTGCTTATTGTGTCTGTATGATAAGGACAAGAGCACAAAGCTTGTGATGCTCCAATGTATTACGAATCCAATGTACACCAATCATGACCAAACATCATTGCAGTGAGTATAGAACCATCACCTGTTTGGATCAAAGACAATTCTTTGTCACCTTCACACAACAAATCAATGATCATCCTCATCAGGGCCGGGGCATTCCTTTGCGAGCGCTTCTGGTGATTCATACTGAACAAAGGAGGAAAAAGTATCCAGTGTAAGGTATGGAAGATGctgtatcaaaaaaaaaaaactgagttTCCTGAACAAAGCTCACCTTGCATCCACAATAAAGGCAATACTGGTACTGGCCACGCAACTTAGACAGTATGTTCTGCAAATCCTGCAttaaaaaacatggcatgttaatatcttccTCTTTGGCAACCAGCACAGTTAGTACAGTTCAGAATTTGCAATCCATATCCATGCTACTCCTCACTGCCTTCATATGACATGGGTACGAAAAAGCAGGCATACTATTATCAGGCACCCATAAGCATTTATGCTTGGTCTTTTTGAAGCCaaaaacagaaaaagaaaaaacaaggtCGAATTATGTTTTTGTGCATCCAAAACATGGTTTTGACGAGTTGACGACAATGGTGTCAAAATGGCTGAACAGTCATATACCTGATTTAATACCATGATCAGTTTTTTTGTTAACTCCACTTTACATTCCCCGTAATCCCACTTCACTAAGTTTGAGTTTTGTAAATCATAATGCATAGCACAATGCACAATCACATTGGGCCTGTGATCCTAAACAATGAGACCAACATAAAACAAGAAAAAAGAGTAAAATTGACTACCTCTTCAGTGAtcacctcctcttcctcctctgccCCTTTCTCTTTctcctccccctccggtgccggTGGCTCCACCTCCTGGTTCTCCAGCTGCGCGAGCGCCCTCACGGCCTTGCGGTAGTCCCAAACCACCCTCCGGCCCTTCCACTGCGTGCTCTTCCGTGCCCTTAGCTCTACCGCCATCTCCTCCTGCTGCCTCCGCTCCCGCTCCGCCacctcccgtgacttctccaccGGCGCAGGCGTCGTCGCCGGCgccaacgcgggctcctccgccCCGAGCCCCGCCCGCGAGCGGCGGATCTCGATGCCgaccggctcggcggcggcgccgcgggaCTTGGGATCGTACCCCATCTGCCTCAACATCCTGAACCCTACGTTGCTCTCCGGGATGGCTTCCGCGAGCCCGGCCATCGTGCGGGCGTCCTCCTCCCGCTGCTTTCGCTCGCGCTCCTGCCGCCGTCGCTCCTGCCACGGCACGCCTTTCCCGCGCTTCGCCCgcgcctgcgcctgcgcctgcgcTTGCGTGGGTGGCTGCTTCCGGCGCCCGAGGTTCTTCGGTGGGGAGGAGGACGGACTCGGCGGGAGGAAGCGGGAGAGGTCGCCCATGTAGTCCTCGTCGGCGTCCGGCTCCATGGCGCGCGCCGAGCGTCAGTGGTCGGGGTCGGACCGTCGGAGAGGAGGGAGACGGGCCGTGGTCCCGTGGAAACCGTGAAGTGCGGCCGTGCGTGGCGGTTGGCCGCCGACGAGGGCGCAGCGGGCTTTGGTCAGGTCCTGTTTCGCAGAGTAATGGGCTGGGCTTTAGTTTATTGGGCGATTGGATCACACCGAGTGTTCCTGCCAATTTTAGCGCTTGGAACAATGGCAGTGCCTGCCAACGAAAGGACTCCCAATTTGAAATGTGAGCGGGAA
This window of the Sorghum bicolor cultivar BTx623 chromosome 7, Sorghum_bicolor_NCBIv3, whole genome shotgun sequence genome carries:
- the LOC8064025 gene encoding squamosa promoter-binding-like protein 14 isoform X2; its protein translation is MESGGASGGGGGGGGDDQLHGLKFGKKIYFEDAAAAGSSSGGGGGGSGNASATTAAPATQQPSPPQAASPRAASGGGGRRGRAAGGPSPAPAPARCQVDGCNVDLTDVKPYYCRHKVCKMHSKEPRVVVNGLEQRFCQQCSRFHQLPEFDQLKKSCRRRLAGHNERRRRPPPGPLATRYGRLAASFGEPGRFRSFMLDFSYPRVPTAMRDGFPAVRPGERAPGSIQWQASLDPHHHQSAVAGYSAHSYGSQGSSSSRPPVFPGPEIPPGGCLAGVPSDSSCALSLLSTQPWDTTHSSGHSHAASMPATAGFDGNPVAPSLMASSYIAPSPWTDSRGHEGGRNVPQLPPDVPLSEVHSGSSSHHGQFSGELELALQGNRPAPGSAPAPRNDQGSTGAFDQSGNTMDWSL
- the LOC8064026 gene encoding G patch domain-containing protein 11, with protein sequence MEPDADEDYMGDLSRFLPPSPSSSPPKNLGRRKQPPTQAQAQAQARAKRGKGVPWQERRRQERERKQREEDARTMAGLAEAIPESNVGFRMLRQMGYDPKSRGAAAEPVGIEIRRSRAGLGAEEPALAPATTPAPVEKSREVAERERRQQEEMAVELRARKSTQWKGRRVVWDYRKAVRALAQLENQEVEPPAPEGEEKEKGAEEEEEVITEEDLQNILSKLRGQYQYCLYCGCKYESPEALAKECPGPDEDDH
- the LOC8064025 gene encoding squamosa promoter-binding-like protein 14 isoform X1, which translates into the protein MESGGASGGGGGGGGDDQLHGLKFGKKIYFEDAAAAGSSSGGGGGGSGNASATTAAPATQQPSPPQAASPRAASGGGGRRGRAAGGPSPAPAPARCQVDGCNVDLTDVKPYYCRHKVCKMHSKEPRVVVNGLEQRFCQQCSRFHQLPEFDQLKKSCRRRLAGHNERRRRPPPGPLATRYGRLAASFGEEPGRFRSFMLDFSYPRVPTAMRDGFPAVRPGERAPGSIQWQASLDPHHHQSAVAGYSAHSYGSQGSSSSRPPVFPGPEIPPGGCLAGVPSDSSCALSLLSTQPWDTTHSSGHSHAASMPATAGFDGNPVAPSLMASSYIAPSPWTDSRGHEGGRNVPQLPPDVPLSEVHSGSSSHHGQFSGELELALQGNRPAPGSAPAPRNDQGSTGAFDQSGNTMDWSL